The region TGAGAAAGCATCACCAATTAACAATGCACATAATATTGGCGACCCGTTGCTCCTGATAACCGGGGAAAATGACTCGCGTGGGTCACCACAGCAATCAGAGCAGTTGTACACGTACTTGGCAGATCTGGGCACTGACGTGACATTGCATACTTATCCAGATGTCGGCTCATCAGTGTATAGGCCGGCAGAAGTGTTCCTCGACAGACTCGAAAAAACTGAAAGTTGGTTAGTTGAGCATTCTTCGGGGGGTGATCAAGGTGAGTAACAACGTATTCAATGAGTTACACTCCAAAACGAAATTCGCCCTCGTTCGGTACGGACTATACAGCATCATCGCGAGAGCAGGGTTCGCCACACCGTTTTTCGTGGTGTTCATGGTTGGAAACGGCATCACGTTCACTGATCTCGCATTAGGAACGAGTTTGATGGCTGCGCTTACGTTCTCGCTTGAGTTGCCATCTGGATACGTGGCTGATCGATTTGGGCGTCGAAAAACGATGTTTTTCAGCCAGATTTGTCTTGGTATTGGAACGGTCGGTTACGTGTTCGCGTCCTCAATAGTTGATATTATTTGGATGTATACAGCATTTGGTA is a window of halophilic archaeon DL31 DNA encoding:
- a CDS encoding hypothetical protein (KEGG: hsl:OE3384R hypothetical protein), whose amino-acid sequence is MIKVSNNVFNELHSKTKFALVRYGLYSIIARAGFATPFFVVFMVGNGITFTDLALGTSLMAALTFSLELPSGYVADRFGRRKTMFFSQICLGIGTVGYVFASSIVDIIWMYTAFGIGAAFRSGAGTAWFYDKMLEYEDEDKYTAAAGKLGSIIKYQSITSRTLYPLQ